A genomic segment from Desulfobotulus mexicanus encodes:
- the folD gene encoding bifunctional methylenetetrahydrofolate dehydrogenase/methenyltetrahydrofolate cyclohydrolase FolD yields MTAEIIRGTELRETILDEVAEGVIKLKEKTGRPPGLVTILVGANPASLSYVSLKIKTAHRVGFKEVQENLPEDISEADLLALIEKYNRDDTIDGILVQLPLPKHIDESRVIYAIDPVKDVDAFHPANVGRLMLEGSSAPFVPCTPAGIQEMLVRAEVPVAGAEVVVVGRSNIVGKPIANLLFQKGRAANATVTVVHTGTRDLASHCKRADILIVAAGVPNLVRPDWIKPGACVIDVGVNRVGERISEKTGKTVAILRGDVDYDAALEVAGWITPVPGGVGPMTIAMLMKNTLKAMELRTV; encoded by the coding sequence ATGACAGCAGAAATTATACGTGGGACAGAACTGCGGGAAACCATTCTGGACGAAGTGGCAGAAGGGGTAATTAAACTCAAGGAAAAAACAGGGCGTCCTCCCGGTCTTGTTACTATCCTTGTGGGAGCAAACCCTGCTTCTCTCTCTTATGTTTCTTTGAAAATAAAGACAGCACACAGGGTGGGTTTTAAAGAGGTGCAGGAAAATCTGCCGGAAGATATCAGTGAGGCGGATCTTCTGGCTCTTATAGAAAAGTATAACCGGGATGATACCATTGATGGCATTCTGGTTCAGCTTCCCCTGCCAAAACATATTGACGAGTCCAGGGTTATTTATGCCATTGATCCTGTCAAAGATGTGGACGCTTTCCATCCTGCGAATGTGGGACGTCTCATGCTGGAAGGGAGTTCAGCACCTTTTGTTCCCTGTACACCTGCGGGTATTCAGGAGATGCTTGTCCGCGCAGAGGTACCCGTAGCTGGTGCTGAGGTGGTGGTGGTGGGAAGATCCAATATTGTGGGAAAGCCCATTGCAAATCTCCTGTTCCAGAAAGGACGGGCAGCCAATGCAACGGTTACGGTGGTGCATACGGGTACAAGGGATCTGGCTTCCCACTGCAAGCGGGCGGATATCCTCATTGTAGCAGCAGGTGTACCGAACCTTGTCCGGCCGGATTGGATCAAGCCCGGAGCCTGTGTTATTGATGTGGGTGTGAACAGGGTGGGGGAGCGTATCAGTGAAAAAACGGGGAAAACAGTTGCCATTCTCAGGGGGGATGTGGATTATGATGCTGCCCTTGAGGTGGCCGGGTGGATTACTCCGGTTCCGGGGGGGGTTGGTCCCATGACTATAGCCATGCTGATGAAAAATACCCTGAAGGCCATGGAACTCAGGACTGTGTGA